Proteins from one Staphylococcus saprophyticus subsp. saprophyticus ATCC 15305 = NCTC 7292 genomic window:
- a CDS encoding CAT RNA binding domain-containing protein, whose product MKITKILNNNVVISKINNEERIVMGKGIAFGKQNGQELEKDKIDKVFRLTSEEQERMLTLLNEIDQNVLLTTQDIIIKANQLYEKPM is encoded by the coding sequence ATGAAAATTACTAAAATATTGAATAACAATGTGGTTATTTCAAAGATTAACAATGAAGAACGTATCGTCATGGGAAAAGGGATTGCCTTTGGCAAACAAAATGGTCAAGAGCTAGAAAAAGACAAAATTGATAAAGTTTTTAGACTCACAAGCGAAGAACAAGAACGTATGCTCACGTTACTTAATGAAATCGATCAAAATGTCTTATTAACGACTCAAGATATTATTATCAAAGCCAATCAGCTTTATGAAAAACCTATGTAG
- a CDS encoding MurR/RpiR family transcriptional regulator translates to MKFENRIQRYHHLFTKTDKQIVEYIQSNHFDDSFSTINSLAHAIGTSPATITRFSNKLDYDNFQDLKFNLQQEMTDKVIENSPLIQRIHKYHQDIIQQTGEFISDEKIQSFVNQIMRSRQIIYAGLGSSGLSATEFYYRMMRMGLKGSVSTDAHQMKIFGSLLTTSDTFLAISNSGETAELIAAAEVAHARGAYVVAITNYEGSTLTECADLVLITTDQSRINDSRFINTQIATLFLIDIVSYLLLDDDYMHNVYQHTKKTVLNE, encoded by the coding sequence ATGAAATTTGAGAATCGCATTCAACGCTATCATCATTTATTTACAAAAACAGACAAACAAATTGTTGAATATATTCAAAGTAATCATTTTGATGATTCATTTTCAACAATCAATTCATTGGCGCATGCGATTGGAACATCGCCAGCAACGATTACGCGCTTTAGTAATAAATTAGACTATGATAATTTCCAAGATTTAAAATTTAATTTACAGCAAGAAATGACGGATAAAGTGATAGAAAATAGTCCGTTGATTCAGCGTATTCATAAATATCATCAAGATATTATCCAACAAACTGGTGAATTTATATCTGATGAAAAAATTCAAAGTTTTGTAAATCAAATCATGAGAAGTAGACAAATTATTTATGCGGGTTTAGGTAGTTCTGGTTTATCTGCGACAGAGTTTTATTACAGAATGATGCGCATGGGATTAAAAGGTAGTGTATCGACAGATGCGCATCAAATGAAAATATTTGGATCATTATTAACAACTTCTGATACATTTCTTGCCATTTCAAATAGTGGGGAAACTGCTGAGTTAATTGCAGCAGCTGAAGTGGCACACGCGCGTGGGGCCTATGTGGTTGCTATAACAAATTACGAAGGTAGTACATTGACGGAATGTGCAGACTTGGTATTAATTACTACGGATCAATCAAGAATCAATGATTCAAGATTTATCAATACACAAATAGCGACACTTTTTTTAATAGATATTGTAAGTTATTTACTGTTAGATGACGATTATATGCATAATGTCTATCAACATACGAAAAAGACTGTGCTGAATGAATAG
- a CDS encoding sodium:solute symporter, whose product MQQVGFGTWNWVAVIVYLVLMLLVGAYFTKRASQNTDSFFTASGRLPSWAVGFSIYATTLSAITFMSTPEKAFLTDWSYIAGNIAIVAIIPLLIYFYVPFFKKLKVTSAYEYLEARFRPSVRVIGSLLFVLFHLGRVAIVIYLPTLAITAVSDLNPYVVASLVGILCILYTFLGGFEGVVWSDFIQGIILLGGAAAIIILGIIHIKGGMGTVVTDALDHKKLISADNWKFNTAAAAIPIIFLGNIFNNLHQYTASQDVVQRYQASESMSETKKSLWMNGVLALISAPLFYGMGTMLYSFYTHESALPEGFNTSSIVPYLILTEMPPFIAGLLIATIFAAAQSTISSSLNSISACLSVDIKHRIFGKGKEKDEVTFARWMIILSGLFGFGMSIYLIASDSNDLWDLFLLITGLVGVPLAGVFAVGIFTKRTNTLGVICGLALGIIFAYIFNGIGGGNSPFFVSIISFLVAFIFSYLIRIVIPDKKKDIVGLTIFDIKEKSNYVSKIHVKK is encoded by the coding sequence ATGCAACAAGTAGGTTTTGGGACGTGGAACTGGGTAGCTGTAATAGTTTATCTCGTATTAATGTTATTGGTGGGTGCGTATTTTACAAAACGAGCAAGTCAAAACACAGATAGTTTCTTTACAGCTAGTGGCCGTTTGCCTTCGTGGGCAGTTGGGTTCTCTATCTATGCAACGACATTAAGTGCGATTACATTTATGTCGACACCAGAAAAAGCATTTTTAACAGATTGGTCTTACATAGCTGGCAATATCGCTATTGTAGCTATTATTCCATTGTTAATTTATTTTTATGTACCATTCTTTAAAAAATTAAAGGTGACATCAGCTTATGAATATTTAGAAGCACGATTTAGGCCGAGTGTCCGTGTGATTGGGTCGTTGCTATTTGTATTGTTCCATTTAGGAAGGGTAGCTATTGTGATTTATTTACCGACGCTAGCGATTACTGCGGTTTCTGATTTAAATCCTTATGTCGTAGCGAGTCTAGTAGGGATATTGTGTATTCTTTATACATTCCTTGGTGGTTTTGAAGGTGTGGTATGGAGTGACTTCATTCAAGGGATCATCCTATTAGGTGGTGCTGCAGCAATCATTATCTTGGGTATTATACATATCAAAGGTGGTATGGGAACTGTAGTGACGGACGCGCTAGATCATAAAAAATTAATCAGTGCAGATAATTGGAAGTTTAATACTGCCGCGGCAGCAATTCCTATTATTTTCTTAGGGAATATATTTAATAATTTGCATCAATATACTGCAAGTCAAGATGTTGTACAACGTTATCAAGCATCTGAATCCATGTCTGAAACGAAAAAATCATTATGGATGAATGGTGTTTTGGCATTGATTTCAGCCCCATTATTTTATGGTATGGGGACAATGCTTTATTCCTTCTACACACATGAAAGTGCTTTGCCAGAAGGTTTTAATACATCATCGATTGTACCTTATTTAATACTGACAGAAATGCCACCATTTATTGCCGGATTACTTATTGCAACAATATTTGCAGCTGCACAATCTACAATTTCATCAAGCTTAAATTCAATTTCAGCTTGTTTATCTGTCGATATCAAACATAGAATTTTCGGTAAAGGTAAAGAGAAAGACGAAGTTACTTTTGCTAGATGGATGATTATACTTTCTGGTTTATTTGGATTTGGTATGTCTATCTACTTAATTGCTTCAGATTCTAATGACTTATGGGATTTATTCCTATTAATTACGGGCCTTGTAGGTGTGCCATTGGCGGGTGTATTTGCTGTAGGTATCTTTACGAAACGAACAAATACCCTAGGCGTTATATGCGGTTTGGCGTTAGGTATTATCTTCGCTTATATCTTCAATGGTATTGGCGGTGGCAATTCGCCATTCTTTGTATCCATTATTTCATTCCTAGTTGCATTTATCTTCTCTTATCTAATCCGTATTGTAATACCTGATAAGAAAAAAGATATTGTTGGCTTAACTATTTTTGATATTAAAGAAAAATCAAATTACGTTTCTAAAATACATGTGAAGAAATAG
- a CDS encoding PRD domain-containing protein produces MHIVNASMDENIANIYEITKITKSILDIVRYHFNLHINEDALSYSRFMTHLKFFSQRLINHESLNEVTDESLLQVLQQKHVKSDACVDKKSLLRSIRLGLANRFNWTQSRLK; encoded by the coding sequence ATGCATATTGTCAACGCAAGTATGGATGAAAATATCGCAAATATATATGAAATCACAAAGATTACCAAAAGTATTTTAGATATTGTGCGCTATCACTTTAATTTACACATTAATGAAGATGCCCTAAGCTACTCCAGATTTATGACTCACCTCAAATTTTTCAGCCAAAGATTAATTAACCATGAGTCACTAAACGAAGTGACTGATGAATCATTGCTACAAGTATTGCAACAAAAACATGTGAAATCCGATGCATGTGTAGATAAAAAATCCTTACTTAGAAGCATCCGATTGGGGCTGGCAAATCGATTCAATTGGACTCAGAGTCGTCTTAAATGA
- a CDS encoding Cof-type HAD-IIB family hydrolase yields MIKAIAVDMDGTFLNTQKTYDEERFERIFQQLKTQQIKFIAASGNQYAKLKSIFGERAMYFVAENGAVIYEGDKLYDYQTFDRDFYQQVVDYLNIERGINNLIVCGLSSAYILKENPESFKKDAHFYYRQLEEIHSLQHLPEDEYVKIAFNINRETHPTLDEDLKARFNGKLEFVSSGHDSIDIIIPGVTKGNALKRLLNTWQLDASELMAFGDANNDLDMLLLAEHSYVMENSEDHSLFEAAKHVAPSNDKQGVLSVIESEVLNKPI; encoded by the coding sequence ATGATAAAAGCAATTGCAGTTGATATGGATGGTACATTTTTAAATACGCAAAAAACATACGATGAAGAACGATTTGAACGTATATTTCAGCAATTAAAAACGCAGCAGATTAAGTTTATAGCTGCTAGTGGTAACCAATATGCGAAATTGAAATCAATTTTCGGAGAACGAGCGATGTACTTTGTGGCAGAAAATGGTGCGGTTATTTATGAAGGGGATAAATTATATGATTATCAAACATTCGATAGAGACTTTTATCAGCAAGTGGTAGATTATTTAAATATTGAAAGAGGTATCAATAACTTAATTGTATGCGGATTAAGTAGTGCCTATATTTTAAAGGAAAATCCTGAGTCGTTTAAAAAAGATGCACATTTTTATTATCGTCAATTAGAAGAAATTCATTCTTTACAACACTTACCCGAAGATGAGTATGTGAAGATAGCATTTAACATAAATCGTGAGACGCATCCTACACTTGATGAGGATCTTAAAGCGCGTTTTAATGGTAAGTTAGAATTTGTATCTAGTGGACATGATAGTATTGATATCATTATCCCTGGTGTAACAAAAGGGAACGCATTAAAACGTTTATTGAACACATGGCAACTCGACGCGTCAGAATTAATGGCATTTGGTGATGCAAATAATGATTTAGATATGTTGCTATTAGCCGAGCATAGTTATGTGATGGAGAATAGTGAAGATCATTCGTTGTTTGAAGCAGCAAAACATGTGGCACCCTCAAATGATAAGCAAGGTGTGTTAAGCGTGATTGAATCCGAAGTATTAAACAAACCGATTTGA
- the srtA gene encoding class A sortase SrtA, which translates to MKKWGNRLITLIGVLFILAAIYLFAKPHIDQYLHEKESEEKIETYDKDAANKKENKQEIPKDKSEMVGYLTVPDAEIKTPVYPGPATPELLDRGVSFAEADESLDDQNIAIAGHTNIGSSDYQFSNLKEAKKGSEVRFKVGNKNNVYKITKIFDVKPEDVQVLDEHKSSKKQLTLITCDNYNEQTNTWEDRKIFIAEAV; encoded by the coding sequence ATGAAAAAATGGGGGAATCGACTCATTACCTTAATTGGTGTGCTATTCATATTAGCAGCGATTTATTTATTCGCTAAACCGCATATTGACCAGTATTTACATGAAAAAGAAAGCGAAGAAAAAATAGAAACGTATGATAAAGATGCTGCAAATAAAAAAGAAAACAAACAGGAAATTCCAAAAGATAAATCTGAAATGGTGGGATACTTAACAGTCCCAGATGCAGAAATAAAGACGCCTGTTTATCCAGGACCGGCAACGCCTGAGCTGTTAGATAGAGGTGTTAGCTTTGCAGAAGCGGATGAGTCGCTAGATGATCAGAATATTGCCATTGCTGGTCATACTAATATCGGATCGTCTGATTATCAATTTTCTAATTTAAAAGAAGCGAAAAAAGGCAGTGAAGTGCGCTTTAAAGTAGGCAATAAGAACAATGTCTATAAAATCACAAAAATATTTGATGTCAAACCTGAAGATGTGCAAGTTTTAGATGAACACAAGTCTAGTAAAAAACAATTAACGTTAATTACTTGTGACAACTATAATGAACAAACAAATACTTGGGAAGATCGTAAAATATTTATAGCTGAAGCGGTATAA
- a CDS encoding haloacid dehalogenase type II has product MYKAIIFDVYGTIFDISSLEKHMDQFDEAQASSISQLWRKTQLQHMFLKQIMQRYITFDDLTKDALRYTLDEHKVQYNREDINQLFDAFLDLDYFKEIPRVFSDLKAKNIDIGVLSNGNDSMLMPLVDNSKISEYIDTVMSVDEIKQYKPSPASYALILNYYHLTREEILFVSSNSWDITGAANFGFDTVWINRDKVQFDYNGQSPTMTVSNLNELVKWLEMNK; this is encoded by the coding sequence ATGTATAAAGCGATTATTTTTGATGTGTATGGCACTATTTTTGATATATCTTCACTTGAAAAGCATATGGACCAATTTGATGAAGCGCAAGCATCTTCTATCTCACAATTATGGAGAAAAACACAATTACAACATATGTTTTTAAAACAAATTATGCAACGTTATATCACTTTTGATGATTTAACTAAAGATGCTTTGCGATATACGTTAGATGAACACAAAGTACAATATAATAGAGAAGATATTAATCAATTGTTTGATGCTTTTTTAGATCTAGACTATTTTAAAGAAATACCAAGAGTATTTTCGGATTTAAAAGCTAAAAATATAGATATAGGTGTGCTATCGAATGGTAATGATAGCATGTTAATGCCTTTAGTTGATAATTCGAAAATCAGTGAATATATTGACACTGTCATGAGTGTGGACGAAATTAAACAGTATAAACCAAGTCCTGCGAGCTATGCTTTAATATTAAATTATTATCATTTGACTAGAGAAGAGATTTTATTTGTTTCCTCAAATTCATGGGATATTACAGGTGCTGCAAACTTTGGTTTTGATACCGTTTGGATAAATCGTGACAAAGTACAATTCGATTATAATGGCCAATCTCCTACGATGACTGTGAGCAATCTTAATGAGTTAGTTAAATGGTTAGAAATGAATAAATAA
- a CDS encoding NAD(P)H-dependent oxidoreductase: MSTLVIIAHPDISNSTVNKHWRDALSKIGESVTVHEIYPEYPHGKIDIEKEQKLIEAHDHIIFQYPLYWYSSPPLMKQYLDEVFTHGWAYGSKGDALKGKNIGLAISIGSIAEAYTPEGNVKFTIDELVSPMIATTRFVSANYVGAHKLYSAFTIAPSQLEENTQDYLNFIQSLNK, from the coding sequence ATGTCTACATTAGTCATTATTGCACATCCAGATATTAGCAATTCAACTGTGAATAAGCATTGGAGAGATGCACTTTCTAAGATAGGTGAGTCTGTCACAGTACATGAAATCTATCCAGAATATCCACATGGCAAAATTGATATCGAAAAAGAACAAAAACTGATAGAAGCGCATGATCATATTATTTTTCAATATCCATTATATTGGTATAGTTCTCCACCATTAATGAAACAGTACTTAGATGAAGTCTTTACACATGGTTGGGCATATGGTTCTAAAGGAGACGCCTTAAAAGGAAAGAATATAGGATTAGCGATTTCTATTGGGTCAATAGCAGAAGCCTATACACCAGAAGGTAATGTGAAATTTACAATTGATGAATTAGTGAGTCCGATGATTGCAACGACACGATTTGTATCTGCAAACTATGTTGGTGCGCATAAGCTATACAGTGCATTTACTATTGCGCCTAGTCAATTAGAAGAGAATACGCAAGATTATTTGAACTTTATTCAATCATTAAACAAGTAA
- a CDS encoding N-acetylneuraminate lyase: MEDKFKGLYAALLVPFDENGQVKEEGLAQIAKNAIETEKLDGLYVNGSSGENFLLSKEQKKQVFKVAKEAVNDDVKMIAQVGSLDLNEAIELGKYATELGYDAISAVTPFYYPFSFEEIKDYYFELIEATQNNLIIYAIPDLTGVNISIEQFGELFNHEKIIGVKYTAPNFFLLERIRKAFPDKLILSGFDEMLVQAAVSGVDGAIGSTYNVNGVRARQIFEKAQNGNIAEAYEIQHETNNIIENVLSMGIYSTLKEILASRGIDGSVPKRPFKPFNEANRSKLDKLIKDYNL, translated from the coding sequence ATAGAAGATAAATTTAAAGGATTATATGCAGCATTATTAGTACCATTTGATGAAAATGGACAAGTGAAAGAAGAAGGGTTAGCACAAATTGCCAAAAATGCGATTGAGACAGAAAAATTAGATGGCTTATATGTAAATGGTAGTTCAGGTGAGAATTTCTTGCTCAGTAAAGAACAAAAGAAACAAGTCTTCAAAGTCGCAAAAGAAGCGGTCAATGACGATGTGAAAATGATTGCGCAAGTTGGCTCATTAGACTTAAATGAAGCGATTGAACTTGGTAAGTATGCTACAGAACTTGGGTATGATGCGATATCTGCAGTCACACCATTCTATTATCCATTTTCATTTGAAGAAATTAAAGACTATTATTTTGAACTTATTGAAGCTACACAAAATAACTTAATTATTTATGCAATTCCAGATTTAACGGGTGTAAATATTTCGATTGAACAATTTGGTGAACTTTTCAACCATGAAAAAATCATTGGTGTGAAGTATACAGCGCCAAACTTCTTCTTATTAGAAAGAATTCGTAAAGCTTTTCCAGATAAATTAATCTTATCAGGATTTGATGAAATGTTAGTTCAAGCAGCAGTATCTGGCGTAGATGGTGCAATTGGTTCAACCTATAATGTCAATGGTGTGCGTGCAAGACAAATATTTGAAAAAGCGCAAAATGGCAATATTGCGGAAGCTTATGAAATTCAACACGAAACCAATAATATTATCGAAAATGTATTATCTATGGGGATTTATTCTACGTTAAAAGAGATTTTAGCATCACGTGGTATTGACGGCAGCGTACCTAAACGTCCATTTAAACCATTTAACGAAGCAAACAGAAGTAAATTAGACAAACTGATTAAAGACTATAATTTATAA
- a CDS encoding NAD(P)H-dependent oxidoreductase, with amino-acid sequence MTQMQQTILDAFNFRHATKRFDANKKISESDFNTILETGRLSPSSLGLEPWRFVVIQNREIRDKLKAISWGAQGQLDTASHFVLILARKNVTSQSDYVQHMIRNVKKYSEASIPATEKKFDDFQTNFHINDNDQSLLDWARKQTYIALGNMMTSAALLNIDSCPIEGFDLDAVTQFLTDDGIIDEAHFAPSVMVAFGYRETEPKDKVRQTQDDIVEWLE; translated from the coding sequence ATGACTCAAATGCAACAAACGATTTTAGATGCTTTTAATTTTAGACATGCAACAAAACGCTTTGATGCAAACAAAAAAATTTCAGAGAGTGATTTTAATACAATTTTAGAAACGGGGAGACTTTCACCCAGTTCATTAGGCTTAGAGCCTTGGAGATTTGTAGTTATTCAAAATCGTGAAATTAGAGATAAACTTAAAGCAATCAGTTGGGGTGCACAAGGGCAACTTGATACAGCAAGTCATTTTGTATTAATTTTAGCACGCAAAAATGTAACTTCACAATCAGATTACGTACAACATATGATAAGAAATGTAAAAAAATATAGTGAAGCGAGCATTCCAGCTACAGAAAAGAAATTTGATGATTTTCAAACTAACTTTCACATTAATGACAATGACCAATCTTTATTAGATTGGGCGAGAAAACAGACTTATATTGCACTGGGTAACATGATGACAAGTGCAGCATTATTAAATATCGATTCATGTCCAATAGAAGGCTTTGATTTAGATGCGGTCACACAATTTTTAACTGATGATGGCATTATAGACGAAGCGCATTTTGCGCCATCTGTTATGGTGGCTTTTGGTTATAGAGAAACGGAACCGAAAGATAAAGTACGCCAAACACAAGATGATATCGTAGAATGGTTAGAATAA
- a CDS encoding GNAT family N-acetyltransferase, giving the protein MIRHATKSDLPNILDIYNDAILNTTAVYSYKPQTLASREIWFENKSQNNEPIFVFEEQGEAVAFATYGSFRDWPAYQYSIEHSIYVNEHHRGKGIASQLLKQLINHAQVEGYKTLVAGIDATNDNSIYLHKKFDFQHSGTIQNVGYKFDKWLDLAFYQLDLSK; this is encoded by the coding sequence ATGATAAGACATGCTACTAAAAGTGATTTGCCAAATATTTTAGATATATATAATGATGCAATTTTAAATACAACTGCAGTATACTCGTATAAGCCACAGACCTTAGCATCACGTGAAATTTGGTTTGAAAATAAATCTCAAAATAATGAACCTATTTTTGTTTTCGAAGAACAAGGTGAAGCTGTTGCATTTGCTACTTATGGGTCTTTCCGTGATTGGCCTGCATACCAATACTCAATTGAACATTCTATATACGTAAATGAACATCATAGAGGTAAAGGCATCGCTTCACAACTACTCAAACAACTTATAAATCATGCTCAGGTTGAAGGTTATAAGACACTCGTTGCAGGTATTGATGCTACAAACGACAATAGTATTTATTTGCATAAAAAATTCGATTTCCAACACTCAGGTACGATACAAAATGTTGGTTATAAGTTCGATAAATGGTTAGATCTTGCATTTTATCAACTTGACTTAAGCAAATAA
- a CDS encoding VOC family protein, translated as MTFHDKNATQVTNITLNVSDLKNMIKFYTQILGLTIKHETNHAVTFNVGAHGHTLTLNEIENGRRPSMRESGLFHMALLLPTRQDLGNFLYHAASTGVQVGGGDHLVSEALYFADPEGNGIEIYYDRPKAGWIWNDNKVKMDTLEVDANDLVEQRSENGWQGMPDDAKIGHLHLKAADIGQSRHYYLDELGLDHVSDLPQAVFMSTNHYHHHIAFNTWQSNMLRQNNSQSLGLTHIEIYKPNAQETQFIGPEGFEILVHSNTHLVADKD; from the coding sequence ATGACTTTCCACGATAAAAATGCAACGCAAGTAACAAATATCACATTAAACGTCTCAGATTTGAAAAATATGATTAAATTCTACACACAAATTTTAGGGTTAACTATTAAACACGAAACAAATCATGCCGTTACCTTTAATGTCGGCGCACATGGACATACGCTAACACTAAATGAAATAGAAAACGGACGTCGTCCCTCTATGAGAGAATCAGGACTATTTCACATGGCGCTCTTATTACCGACGCGTCAAGATCTCGGTAATTTCTTATATCATGCTGCAAGTACAGGTGTTCAAGTTGGCGGTGGCGATCACCTTGTCAGTGAGGCGCTCTATTTTGCAGACCCTGAAGGTAATGGGATTGAAATTTATTATGATAGACCTAAAGCAGGTTGGATTTGGAATGACAATAAAGTGAAGATGGATACGCTCGAAGTCGATGCGAATGACTTAGTTGAACAAAGAAGTGAAAATGGATGGCAAGGTATGCCAGATGATGCAAAAATTGGTCACCTACACTTAAAAGCTGCTGATATAGGTCAATCCCGTCATTATTATCTCGACGAACTCGGCTTAGACCACGTTTCTGATTTACCACAGGCTGTATTTATGTCAACTAATCATTACCACCACCACATTGCTTTTAATACTTGGCAATCCAATATGTTACGCCAAAACAATAGCCAAAGTTTAGGCTTAACACATATAGAAATATATAAACCAAATGCACAAGAAACACAATTTATTGGACCAGAAGGTTTCGAAATTTTAGTTCATAGCAATACACATCTCGTTGCTGATAAAGACTAA
- a CDS encoding ROK family protein, whose product MTDYKVAIDIGGTDIKAAVLDNGLNFVDYQKIPTPNNINEYIVDKVYDIVKHFQMTYKLSPLHVGISSAGVIDETNGVIDYTGPTIPNFRGTNFPKLLASLNADVKIYNDVNAALLGELYFHQYDVDNIFCLTLGTGIGGAFYNQTLGLYNGTRHRANEIGYLLYRSEDQLTFEQRASTTALKSLMKSKSFPYSDDVPMLFKLADQDNELALDILNEWSFNVAEGLAQIQIIYDPGLILIGGGISAQDQTLLKYIVPKIQNFLPPEYGHAEIKTTHTKNHASLFGAVSQF is encoded by the coding sequence ATGACGGATTATAAAGTCGCAATTGATATCGGAGGCACTGATATCAAAGCTGCTGTTTTAGATAACGGCTTAAATTTTGTAGATTATCAAAAAATACCCACACCGAATAATATAAATGAATACATCGTTGACAAAGTTTATGACATTGTTAAACATTTTCAAATGACCTATAAACTTTCACCACTGCATGTAGGCATTTCCAGCGCTGGTGTAATAGATGAAACCAATGGTGTGATTGATTATACTGGCCCTACCATTCCGAATTTTAGAGGTACAAATTTCCCCAAACTGTTAGCATCACTCAATGCGGATGTCAAAATTTACAATGATGTTAATGCGGCTTTATTAGGAGAACTTTATTTTCATCAATATGATGTAGATAACATTTTTTGTCTTACTTTGGGAACTGGTATTGGTGGTGCTTTTTATAATCAAACGTTAGGTTTATACAATGGCACACGTCATCGTGCGAATGAGATTGGCTACCTATTATATCGCTCTGAAGATCAATTAACATTTGAACAACGCGCTTCTACAACAGCACTTAAATCTTTAATGAAATCCAAATCATTTCCTTATAGCGATGATGTGCCAATGCTATTTAAATTGGCGGATCAAGACAATGAACTCGCCTTAGATATTCTAAATGAATGGAGCTTTAATGTTGCAGAAGGCCTAGCACAAATACAAATCATATATGATCCTGGTTTAATTCTGATTGGTGGAGGGATTTCTGCTCAAGATCAAACTTTACTTAAATATATCGTTCCTAAAATTCAGAATTTCCTTCCACCTGAATATGGTCATGCCGAAATTAAAACGACACACACTAAGAATCATGCTTCACTATTTGGTGCAGTTTCACAATTTTAA
- a CDS encoding N-acetylmannosamine-6-phosphate 2-epimerase, with product MLPQGLIVSCQALPDEPLHSSFIMSKMALAAYEGGAVGIRANSKADIIEIKKEVDLPVIGIVKRDYAHSDVFITATSKEIDELIESNCEVIALDATKQTRPKESLSELVSYIRNKAPNVEIMADISTLEEAKNADELGFDYVGTTLRGYTSYTKGHILYENNYQFLKDVLAHVNAKVIAEGNVITPEMFKDVTDLGVHCTVVGGAITRPKEITKRFINAFDK from the coding sequence ATGTTACCACAGGGATTAATCGTATCGTGCCAAGCATTACCAGATGAACCATTACATTCATCTTTTATTATGTCTAAAATGGCCTTAGCAGCATATGAAGGTGGCGCCGTTGGTATCAGAGCGAATTCTAAAGCAGACATTATTGAAATCAAAAAAGAAGTCGACTTACCAGTAATTGGAATAGTAAAACGTGATTATGCGCATTCTGACGTTTTCATCACGGCTACAAGTAAAGAGATCGATGAATTAATTGAAAGTAACTGCGAAGTCATCGCATTAGATGCAACCAAACAAACTCGTCCTAAAGAATCATTATCAGAGCTTGTATCCTATATAAGAAATAAAGCACCAAACGTTGAAATTATGGCGGATATTTCTACACTTGAAGAAGCTAAAAATGCAGATGAACTTGGTTTCGACTATGTCGGCACTACGTTACGTGGGTATACGTCATATACAAAAGGTCATATTTTATATGAAAACAACTATCAGTTTTTAAAAGATGTCTTGGCTCATGTAAATGCTAAAGTCATTGCTGAGGGTAATGTAATTACACCTGAAATGTTTAAAGATGTAACAGATTTAGGTGTTCATTGTACTGTTGTAGGTGGCGCGATAACAAGACCGAAAGAAATCACAAAACGTTTTATCAATGCTTTTGATAAATAA